A DNA window from Halostella litorea contains the following coding sequences:
- the yqeB gene encoding selenium-dependent molybdenum cofactor biosynthesis protein YqeB, whose translation MSLFDRVAELVDRGEAAAMLTIVDKDGSAPRDVGDRMLVTPDDAFGTIGGGHVEHLAVQDARAVLADEAESGVRTYELEPDGNTGMVCGGTMDVFVDRIRGNARLYVAGAGHIALELAPLAERLGYDVTVVDDRAEYADPESFPDGVDVIHGDYEAALGDLPMTAETAVAVATRSGTFDRRAVAAALDGGAGYVGLVASGTKADRVIDGLAEEGYGRRDLARVRAPVGLDLGGSGPEDVALSVLSEVHMDRHDATGRRATRLDLDDLAVVRGGGDLGSGVVYRLHQAGFPVVVTEVERPTVVRRGVAFGAAMYEDEVSVEGVDARRAADVDEAVAVLADDAVPVLADPDAAVAAELDAAVLVDAIMAKGRTDTGTRRGDADVVVGLGPGFEAGADVDAVVETDRGHELGRAIYEGRASPYDGEPGERRGYTHERVLRAPGAGVWEPTVDIGDLVSAGDTVGHVGSEAVTMEIDGLVRGLVHGGLDVDEGTKLGDVDPRGEEVDPAKISDKALCLGGGVLEALLRLR comes from the coding sequence ATGAGCCTCTTCGATCGCGTCGCCGAACTGGTCGACCGCGGCGAGGCCGCCGCGATGCTGACCATCGTGGACAAGGACGGGAGCGCCCCGCGCGACGTCGGCGACCGGATGCTCGTCACGCCGGACGACGCGTTCGGCACGATCGGCGGCGGGCACGTCGAACACCTCGCCGTCCAGGACGCGCGGGCGGTGCTCGCCGACGAGGCCGAGTCCGGCGTCCGGACGTACGAGCTCGAACCCGACGGCAACACCGGGATGGTCTGTGGCGGCACGATGGACGTGTTCGTCGATCGGATCCGCGGCAACGCGCGCCTCTACGTCGCCGGGGCCGGCCACATCGCGCTCGAACTCGCTCCGCTGGCCGAGCGACTCGGCTACGACGTGACGGTGGTCGACGACCGCGCGGAGTACGCCGACCCCGAGAGCTTCCCCGACGGGGTGGACGTGATACACGGCGATTACGAGGCCGCGCTCGGCGACCTGCCGATGACCGCCGAGACCGCAGTCGCCGTCGCGACGCGGAGCGGGACGTTCGACCGGCGCGCCGTCGCCGCGGCGCTGGACGGCGGCGCGGGCTACGTCGGCCTAGTCGCCAGCGGGACGAAGGCCGATCGGGTGATCGACGGGCTCGCGGAGGAGGGGTACGGCCGGCGTGACCTCGCCCGGGTCCGCGCGCCGGTCGGACTCGACCTCGGCGGCAGCGGCCCGGAGGACGTCGCGCTCTCGGTCCTCTCCGAGGTGCACATGGACCGGCACGACGCCACCGGTCGGCGCGCGACCCGGTTGGACCTCGACGACCTCGCCGTGGTCCGGGGCGGCGGCGACCTCGGCAGCGGCGTCGTCTACCGACTGCATCAGGCCGGGTTCCCGGTTGTCGTGACCGAGGTCGAGCGACCGACCGTCGTTCGCCGCGGGGTGGCGTTCGGCGCGGCGATGTACGAGGACGAGGTGTCGGTCGAAGGGGTCGACGCGCGACGCGCGGCCGACGTCGACGAGGCCGTCGCGGTGCTCGCCGACGACGCGGTCCCGGTGCTCGCCGACCCGGACGCGGCGGTCGCCGCGGAACTGGACGCCGCCGTGCTCGTGGACGCGATCATGGCGAAGGGACGGACCGACACCGGCACCCGCCGCGGCGACGCCGACGTGGTCGTGGGCCTCGGCCCCGGGTTCGAGGCCGGCGCGGACGTCGACGCCGTCGTCGAGACGGACCGCGGCCACGAACTGGGCCGCGCCATCTACGAGGGGCGGGCGAGCCCGTACGACGGCGAACCCGGCGAGCGCCGCGGCTACACGCACGAGCGCGTCCTCCGCGCGCCCGGCGCGGGGGTCTGGGAGCCGACCGTCGATATCGGCGACCTCGTCTCGGCCGGCGATACCGTCGGCCACGTCGGGAGCGAGGCCGTGACCATGGAGATAGACGGGCTGGTCCGCGGGCTGGTCCACGGCGGCCTGGACGTCGACGAGGGGACGAAACTCGGCGACGTCGACCCCCGCGGCGAGGAAGTCGATCCGGCGAAGATATCCGACAAGGCGCTCTGTCTCGGCGGCGGCGTGCTGGAGGCCCTGTTGCGCTTGCGGTGA
- a CDS encoding sulfurtransferase TusA family protein yields MARVDVTGEVCPRPALIVRRELAELNAGDELVVRGDYPPAERNLRRMCRKHGFAVSDADGESADGAGADADAFELAIEVTEDADVPGA; encoded by the coding sequence ATGGCACGCGTTGACGTCACCGGCGAAGTGTGCCCGCGCCCGGCGCTGATCGTCCGCCGCGAACTCGCCGAACTCAACGCGGGGGACGAACTAGTGGTCCGCGGGGACTACCCGCCGGCCGAGCGGAACCTCCGCCGCATGTGTCGCAAGCACGGGTTCGCCGTCTCCGACGCCGACGGGGAGTCGGCGGACGGGGCCGGCGCGGACGCCGACGCGTTCGAACTGGCGATAGAGGTGACCGAGGACGCCGACGTCCCGGGGGCGTAG
- a CDS encoding nucleotidyltransferase family protein: MTDQPGTRSDGASARRTDGGPEDGVDGANDADGPDDSATSPRVGGVVLAAGLGSRFEGGNKLLAEVDGRPVVERAAKTLRRSAVAEVVAVVGHEAERVTAAVDGLTDAVRRNEDYAAGQSTSVRVGVAAARERGWDAAVFMLGDMPFVRPATVDAVVAAYARGDGSIVAPAYDGRRGNPALFGKRHYDALADVSGDRGGRDLIETHEDSVLVDVDDPGVTRDVDFRADLESDAE, translated from the coding sequence ATGACCGACCAGCCCGGAACGCGGTCCGACGGCGCTTCGGCCCGGCGGACCGACGGCGGCCCGGAGGACGGCGTCGACGGAGCGAACGACGCGGACGGTCCGGACGACTCGGCTACGTCCCCCCGCGTCGGCGGCGTGGTGCTCGCGGCGGGCCTGGGATCCCGATTCGAGGGCGGGAACAAACTCCTCGCCGAGGTCGACGGGAGGCCGGTCGTCGAACGCGCGGCGAAGACCCTGCGTCGGTCGGCGGTCGCCGAGGTGGTCGCCGTCGTCGGACACGAGGCCGAGCGGGTGACGGCGGCCGTCGACGGCCTCACGGACGCCGTCAGGCGGAACGAGGACTACGCGGCGGGACAGAGCACCTCGGTCCGGGTCGGCGTCGCCGCCGCCCGGGAGCGGGGCTGGGACGCCGCCGTCTTCATGCTGGGCGACATGCCGTTCGTCCGCCCGGCCACGGTCGACGCCGTGGTGGCGGCGTACGCGCGCGGCGACGGATCTATCGTCGCCCCAGCCTACGACGGCCGGCGCGGCAACCCCGCGCTGTTCGGGAAGCGCCACTACGACGCCCTGGCGGACGTGTCCGGTGACCGCGGGGGGCGGGACCTGATCGAGACCCACGAGGACAGCGTTCTCGTCGATGTCGACGACCCCGGCGTGACGCGGGACGTCGACTTCCGGGCGGACCTGGAATCGGACGCCGAATAG
- a CDS encoding uracil-xanthine permease family protein: MSTPERPDTDGDSVVLYDIEDRPPLGEAIPLGIQHVLAMFLGNVAPPLILAGAVGSVTGETTFLVQMALIVAGVSTIVQAYPVGPVGARLPVVMGTSFAFLSPLIAIGNQFGIAAVFGASLIAAPVEMAMGVSLDRFRDYFPPLVTGIVVMLIGLTLIPTGMDYAAGASAGPSAEGYGSLTNLGLAGLVLVVTVVLNQFFEGFLRVISVFVGIVVGYAAALALNVVDLSPVASAGWVMVPQPLKYGLAFEPSAVVTVAFLYVITGMETIGDISGTVSATGRDATQSELRGGLIADGVMSMVGAVFNAMPNTSFSQNVGLVNFTGVASRYVVGIGGVVLLVLGFVPKIGAVVSAMPDAVLGGGALVLFAMIFSSGARIVTSNVTLDHRNSTILALSMALGLGVSFRPAVLQAFPSEVQTLFGSALVTGGMAALLLNVVLPGGGVGTGPTEYTDGLAPDTPMDVEGDVPDPAGGDDD, translated from the coding sequence ATGAGCACTCCGGAGCGCCCCGACACGGACGGGGACTCGGTCGTGTTGTACGATATCGAGGACAGACCCCCGCTGGGGGAAGCGATCCCGCTCGGGATACAGCACGTCCTCGCGATGTTCCTTGGGAACGTCGCGCCCCCGCTCATCCTCGCGGGCGCGGTGGGGTCGGTGACGGGTGAGACGACGTTCCTCGTCCAGATGGCGCTCATCGTCGCGGGCGTGTCGACGATCGTGCAGGCGTATCCGGTCGGCCCGGTGGGCGCGCGGCTCCCCGTCGTCATGGGGACCAGTTTCGCCTTCCTCTCGCCGCTCATCGCGATCGGGAACCAGTTCGGCATCGCGGCCGTCTTCGGCGCGTCGCTGATCGCGGCCCCCGTCGAGATGGCGATGGGCGTCTCGCTCGACCGCTTCCGGGACTACTTCCCGCCGCTCGTCACCGGGATCGTCGTGATGCTCATCGGCCTCACGCTGATCCCGACGGGGATGGACTACGCGGCGGGGGCCTCCGCCGGCCCGTCGGCCGAGGGGTACGGCTCCCTCACCAACCTCGGCCTGGCCGGCCTCGTGCTGGTCGTGACCGTCGTCCTCAACCAGTTCTTCGAGGGCTTCCTCCGCGTCATCAGCGTCTTCGTCGGCATCGTCGTCGGCTACGCCGCCGCGCTCGCGCTGAACGTGGTCGACCTCTCGCCCGTCGCCTCCGCCGGGTGGGTGATGGTCCCCCAGCCGCTCAAGTACGGCCTCGCCTTCGAGCCCAGCGCCGTCGTCACCGTCGCCTTCCTCTATGTCATCACCGGGATGGAGACGATCGGCGACATCTCGGGGACGGTCTCGGCGACGGGGCGCGACGCGACCCAGTCGGAACTGCGCGGCGGCCTCATCGCCGACGGGGTGATGAGCATGGTCGGCGCGGTGTTCAACGCCATGCCCAACACGTCCTTCTCGCAGAACGTCGGCCTCGTCAACTTCACGGGCGTCGCCAGCCGGTACGTCGTCGGGATCGGCGGCGTCGTCCTGCTGGTGCTCGGGTTCGTCCCCAAGATCGGCGCGGTCGTCTCGGCGATGCCGGACGCGGTGCTCGGCGGCGGCGCGCTGGTCCTGTTCGCGATGATCTTCTCGTCGGGCGCGCGCATCGTCACGTCGAACGTCACGCTCGACCACCGGAACTCGACGATCCTCGCGCTGTCGATGGCGCTGGGGCTCGGCGTCTCGTTCCGCCCGGCGGTCCTCCAGGCGTTCCCGTCAGAGGTTCAGACCCTGTTCGGCTCCGCGCTCGTGACCGGCGGCATGGCCGCGCTGCTGTTGAACGTCGTGTTGCCGGGCGGCGGCGTCGGCACGGGGCCGACCGAGTACACCGACGGCCTCGCGCCCGACACGCCGATGGACGTGGAGGGGGACGTCCCCGACCCCGCCGGGGGTGACGACGACTGA
- a CDS encoding Rid family detoxifying hydrolase translates to MKRVISTDDAPAAVGAYSQATTNGDVVFTAGQLPMTPDGELLDDEPIAAQAEQALSNVEGVLAAEGLGMSDVLKVTVFMDDIDDFDEMNETYAGFFDDEPPARSAVEVASLPKDAGLEIEAIAANE, encoded by the coding sequence ATGAAACGAGTCATCAGCACGGACGATGCCCCTGCGGCGGTCGGCGCGTACAGTCAGGCGACGACGAACGGCGACGTGGTGTTCACGGCGGGTCAGCTTCCGATGACGCCCGACGGGGAACTGCTCGACGACGAGCCGATCGCCGCGCAGGCCGAGCAGGCGCTCTCGAACGTCGAGGGGGTCCTCGCGGCGGAGGGACTGGGGATGAGCGACGTACTGAAAGTGACCGTGTTCATGGACGACATCGACGACTTCGACGAGATGAACGAGACGTACGCCGGGTTCTTCGACGACGAACCGCCGGCCCGGAGCGCGGTCGAAGTCGCGAGCCTGCCGAAGGACGCGGGGCTTGAGATCGAGGCGATCGCCGCGAACGAGTGA
- a CDS encoding uracil-xanthine permease family protein, giving the protein MTERDGSIDLAYELEDKPPAAKAAFLGIQHVAAMIVPATAVALIVGNGVGAGTADVSFMVQMVLVFSGLATLVQVFPIGPVGARLPVVMGTSFAFVGASITIGLEYGLDAVFGAIVVAALVEVLIGWQFDRIKRFFPPLVTGLIVMIIGLYLVPVGVDYLAGGAGAADYGSYENLGLGMLVLAVTVGLNLFSEGTLRILSILVGITVGYVAAIALGVVDFSAVGQAGWFAVPTPGRFGFSFEPVAILTFTAIHITAAIESIGDITGITAAEGRNPDDDEITGGLFVDGLGSSLGAVFGAFPLTTFSQNVGLINFTGVMSRYVVGVSGAVLVVLGFVPKISAVVTTIPSAVLGGAVLVMFGMIMSSGIRLIFLNERMNRRNMVIIATSITLGLGVEFRPEALSALPDRATIFFGNAIIMTAISAVLLNTLVPREADSDIDEAEVTGDLEDDLGPDATPASED; this is encoded by the coding sequence ATGACAGAGAGGGACGGATCCATCGATCTGGCGTACGAACTCGAAGACAAACCGCCGGCGGCGAAGGCGGCCTTCCTCGGTATCCAGCACGTCGCGGCCATGATCGTGCCGGCCACCGCGGTGGCCCTCATCGTCGGGAACGGCGTCGGAGCCGGTACCGCCGACGTCTCGTTCATGGTGCAGATGGTGCTCGTGTTCTCCGGCCTCGCGACGCTCGTACAGGTGTTCCCGATCGGCCCCGTCGGGGCCCGCCTCCCGGTCGTCATGGGGACGAGTTTCGCGTTTGTCGGCGCTTCGATCACGATAGGGCTCGAATACGGCCTCGACGCCGTGTTCGGCGCTATCGTGGTCGCGGCGCTGGTCGAGGTGCTGATCGGGTGGCAGTTCGACCGCATCAAACGGTTCTTCCCGCCGCTGGTCACCGGCCTCATCGTCATGATCATCGGCCTGTACCTCGTTCCGGTCGGGGTCGACTACCTGGCCGGCGGGGCGGGGGCCGCCGACTACGGCTCCTACGAGAACCTCGGCCTCGGCATGCTCGTGCTGGCGGTCACCGTCGGGCTGAACCTCTTCTCCGAGGGGACGTTACGGATACTGAGCATCCTGGTCGGGATCACGGTCGGCTACGTCGCGGCGATCGCGCTCGGCGTCGTCGACTTCTCGGCGGTCGGCCAGGCGGGGTGGTTCGCGGTGCCGACGCCGGGGCGGTTCGGGTTCTCGTTCGAACCGGTCGCGATCCTCACGTTCACCGCCATCCACATCACCGCCGCGATCGAGTCGATCGGCGACATCACCGGCATCACCGCCGCGGAGGGGCGCAACCCTGACGACGACGAGATCACCGGTGGGCTCTTCGTCGACGGCCTCGGTAGCTCCCTCGGCGCGGTGTTCGGGGCGTTCCCGCTGACGACGTTCTCGCAGAACGTCGGGCTCATCAACTTCACCGGCGTGATGAGTCGCTACGTCGTCGGCGTCAGCGGCGCCGTCCTCGTCGTGCTCGGATTCGTCCCGAAGATAAGCGCCGTCGTGACGACCATCCCGAGCGCAGTGCTCGGGGGCGCGGTGCTTGTCATGTTCGGGATGATCATGTCGAGCGGCATCCGCCTCATCTTCCTGAACGAGCGGATGAACCGCCGGAACATGGTCATCATCGCCACGTCGATCACGCTCGGACTGGGCGTGGAGTTCCGGCCGGAGGCGCTCAGCGCGCTGCCGGACCGGGCGACCATCTTCTTCGGCAACGCGATCATCATGACGGCCATCTCCGCGGTCCTGCTCAACACGCTGGTGCCGCGGGAGGCCGACTCGGACATCGACGAGGCGGAGGTGACGGGCGACCTGGAGGACGACCTCGGGCCGGACGCCACCCCCGCAAGCGAGGACTGA
- a CDS encoding sulfurtransferase TusA family protein, whose protein sequence is MEVDVSGTVCPQTVLVVKRCLAELSPGEELTVVGDYPPAERSIRRSCHKHGYPVTSASTADPDAEFALRIRVTEEATRPASAD, encoded by the coding sequence ATGGAAGTCGACGTGAGCGGAACCGTGTGCCCGCAGACGGTACTGGTCGTGAAGCGCTGTCTGGCGGAGCTATCGCCCGGGGAGGAGTTGACTGTCGTCGGGGACTACCCGCCCGCCGAGCGGAGCATCCGGCGGTCGTGCCACAAGCACGGCTACCCCGTGACGTCGGCGTCGACCGCGGACCCCGACGCGGAGTTCGCGCTGCGGATCCGCGTCACCGAGGAGGCGACGCGCCCGGCCTCGGCCGACTGA
- the yqeC gene encoding selenium cofactor biosynthesis protein YqeC: protein MRLSEALPLGDRELVAFVGAGGKKTAMGRLAAEGTERGYDVGYTTTTRMPPPPDLPLTVADVEASPYAVAEDEPPAAFAASWVADPERVDRKVEGFDPDALDDFFARGIFDWLVVKADGARRREFKAPGPDEPAVPDRATHVVPVASVAAVGDLLDEATVHRPERVAAITDLAVGDAITPEAVGAVLASPDGGLKGAPDAATVTPVVNKADTPERRETARAVLDHAIGRTDRFDRGLVTSFERDVCLPVEGRPSRRRA from the coding sequence ATGCGACTGTCCGAGGCCCTCCCGCTCGGCGACCGCGAACTCGTCGCGTTCGTCGGCGCGGGCGGGAAGAAGACCGCGATGGGGCGGCTCGCGGCGGAGGGCACCGAACGGGGCTACGACGTCGGATACACCACGACGACCCGGATGCCCCCACCGCCCGACCTGCCGCTGACCGTCGCGGACGTCGAGGCGTCGCCGTACGCTGTCGCGGAGGACGAACCGCCCGCGGCGTTCGCCGCCTCGTGGGTGGCCGACCCCGAGCGCGTCGACCGCAAGGTCGAGGGGTTCGACCCCGACGCGCTCGACGACTTCTTCGCCAGGGGGATCTTCGACTGGCTGGTCGTGAAAGCCGACGGGGCGCGCCGGCGCGAGTTCAAAGCGCCCGGGCCCGACGAACCGGCGGTCCCCGACAGGGCGACCCACGTCGTCCCCGTGGCCTCGGTGGCCGCCGTCGGCGACCTGCTCGACGAGGCGACCGTCCACCGCCCGGAGCGCGTCGCGGCGATCACGGACCTCGCGGTCGGCGACGCGATCACGCCCGAGGCGGTCGGGGCCGTCCTCGCGAGCCCCGACGGCGGCCTGAAAGGCGCACCCGACGCCGCGACCGTCACCCCGGTCGTCAACAAGGCCGACACGCCGGAGCGGCGTGAGACTGCGCGGGCGGTTCTCGACCACGCCATCGGCCGCACCGACCGCTTCGACCGCGGCCTCGTCACCTCCTTCGAGCGCGACGTCTGTCTCCCGGTCGAGGGGCGGCCGTCCCGCCGGCGGGCGTAA
- the selD gene encoding selenide, water dikinase SelD: protein MADGPDADVRLTEYAELHGCSCKVGQGDLDDLLGEAGLTEPSDDLLFGVGEDAAARRLTDDLALVSTVDFFTPIVDDPYDFGRVAACNAASDAFATGATENLDFLVVLGLPQELTDVAPALLAGVADAVEGMGGVVAGGHTIVSPWPFAGGAVSATASPDVLLTSQGATPGDELYLTKPLGTQSAMGALRVTDGEFADLVADAAGRPVERIGEEALAWMTTPNRAAAEAARDLAGAATDVTGFGLVGQSAVLAANSGVGVEVTRLPVIEGTEDLSELFGYGLADGESAETSGGLLLSVPAARAADLESRFDAAGVFYRRIGRVTDGSGVTLRGPELEPVSR from the coding sequence ATGGCGGACGGCCCCGACGCCGACGTCCGCCTCACCGAGTACGCGGAGCTCCACGGCTGCTCGTGCAAGGTCGGGCAGGGCGACCTCGACGACCTGCTCGGGGAGGCGGGCCTCACCGAGCCCAGCGACGACCTGCTGTTCGGCGTCGGCGAAGACGCCGCCGCGCGGCGGCTGACCGACGACCTCGCGCTGGTGTCGACGGTCGACTTCTTCACGCCCATCGTCGACGACCCGTACGACTTCGGCCGCGTCGCCGCCTGCAACGCCGCGAGCGACGCGTTCGCCACGGGGGCGACGGAGAACCTCGACTTCCTCGTCGTCCTCGGCCTCCCGCAGGAACTGACGGATGTCGCGCCGGCGCTGCTCGCGGGCGTCGCCGACGCGGTCGAGGGGATGGGCGGCGTCGTCGCGGGCGGCCACACGATCGTCAGCCCGTGGCCGTTCGCGGGCGGTGCGGTCTCCGCGACCGCCTCGCCCGACGTCCTGCTGACCTCCCAGGGCGCGACGCCGGGCGACGAACTGTACCTCACGAAGCCGCTCGGCACGCAGTCGGCGATGGGCGCGCTCCGCGTCACGGACGGCGAGTTCGCCGACCTCGTCGCCGACGCCGCCGGGCGGCCGGTCGAGCGGATCGGCGAGGAGGCGCTGGCGTGGATGACGACGCCGAACCGCGCGGCCGCCGAGGCCGCCCGCGACCTCGCGGGCGCGGCGACGGACGTCACCGGTTTCGGCCTCGTCGGCCAGTCGGCGGTGCTCGCGGCGAACTCCGGCGTCGGCGTCGAGGTGACGCGCCTGCCCGTCATCGAGGGGACCGAAGACCTCTCCGAGTTGTTCGGCTACGGGCTGGCCGACGGCGAGAGCGCGGAGACCAGTGGGGGGCTGCTCCTGTCGGTTCCGGCCGCGCGCGCCGCCGACCTCGAATCGCGGTTCGACGCCGCCGGCGTCTTCTACCGCCGGATCGGCCGCGTCACCGACGGCTCCGGGGTGACGCTTCGCGGCCCCGAACTGGAGCCGGTCAGTCGGTGA
- a CDS encoding adenine deaminase, with protein sequence MTDSVDTLVRGTVVNVATGNLEEGAVAIDDGVVVALEKRPADRELTANYVAPGLIDAHMHVESSMVTLPQYGAAVVPRGVTSVIHDPHEIANVVGAAGVRAVVADAEHTPLKARFTVPSSVPASDLQDGGATLPADAVADLLDEPNVVALGEVMNAPGLLAGDEEVHAKIRAARERDLTVDGHIPRLTGSDLQEAARYLDTDHESITLVEAREKVDAGLRVYLREGSSSRNLADLLPLADEVDSRRLSLCTDDREVTDLVEEGGVDCALRTAVREGADPVEAVQMATINTAEAYDLPFGRIEPGAPADLVLLDDLAAWDVDRVLVDGEVDPTTDGSSPPSTNVATDTVEFPAVSAADLAITVPDGRDGTERVRVVDAVGGLQTARMETAVPVRDGTLVAAPDDDVAALAVIERHGGSGGIGRGFVHGLGVERGAVGSTVAHDAHNCVVAGADHAAMATVANELREMNGGVAAYDPATDELSAIALPVAGLMSDEPVEVVRERFEAVERRAVELGMAKSGLMELSFLALEVIPEYRLTNNGLVDVEEAAYVDVVVS encoded by the coding sequence GTGACCGACAGCGTCGACACGCTCGTCCGCGGCACGGTCGTCAACGTCGCCACCGGGAACTTAGAAGAGGGAGCCGTGGCGATAGACGACGGGGTCGTCGTCGCGCTGGAGAAACGGCCCGCCGACCGGGAACTGACGGCGAACTACGTCGCCCCGGGCCTCATCGACGCGCACATGCACGTCGAGTCGAGCATGGTGACGCTCCCCCAGTACGGGGCGGCCGTCGTGCCACGCGGCGTGACGAGCGTGATCCACGACCCCCACGAGATAGCGAACGTGGTCGGCGCGGCGGGCGTCCGCGCGGTCGTCGCGGACGCCGAGCACACGCCCCTGAAGGCGCGGTTCACCGTCCCGTCGAGCGTCCCGGCGTCGGACCTCCAGGACGGCGGGGCGACGCTTCCGGCCGACGCCGTGGCGGACCTGCTCGACGAACCGAACGTCGTGGCGCTGGGCGAGGTGATGAACGCCCCCGGCCTGCTCGCGGGCGACGAGGAGGTCCACGCGAAGATCCGGGCGGCCCGGGAGCGCGACCTGACAGTCGACGGCCACATACCCCGGCTGACCGGCTCCGACCTCCAGGAGGCGGCACGTTACCTCGACACCGACCACGAGAGCATCACCCTCGTCGAGGCCCGGGAGAAGGTCGACGCCGGCCTCCGCGTGTACCTGCGCGAGGGCTCGTCCAGCAGGAACCTCGCCGACCTGCTGCCCCTCGCCGACGAGGTCGACAGCCGGCGGCTCTCGCTCTGTACCGACGACCGCGAGGTGACGGACCTGGTCGAGGAAGGCGGCGTCGACTGCGCGCTCCGGACGGCGGTCCGGGAGGGCGCGGACCCCGTCGAGGCCGTGCAGATGGCGACGATAAACACCGCCGAGGCCTACGACCTCCCGTTCGGCCGCATCGAACCCGGCGCGCCGGCGGATCTGGTCCTCCTCGACGACCTGGCGGCGTGGGACGTCGACCGCGTGCTGGTCGACGGCGAGGTCGACCCGACGACGGACGGCAGCTCCCCGCCGTCGACCAACGTCGCGACGGACACGGTCGAGTTCCCGGCGGTGTCGGCCGCGGACCTCGCGATCACGGTCCCGGACGGCCGCGACGGCACCGAGCGCGTCCGGGTCGTCGACGCGGTCGGCGGGCTCCAAACCGCCCGCATGGAGACGGCTGTGCCGGTCCGGGACGGGACGCTCGTCGCGGCCCCGGACGACGACGTGGCGGCCCTGGCGGTCATCGAGCGCCACGGCGGGAGCGGCGGGATCGGCCGCGGCTTCGTCCACGGCCTCGGCGTCGAGCGCGGCGCGGTCGGCTCGACGGTCGCCCACGACGCCCACAACTGCGTCGTCGCCGGCGCGGACCACGCGGCGATGGCGACGGTGGCGAACGAACTGCGGGAGATGAACGGCGGGGTCGCCGCGTACGACCCCGCGACCGACGAACTCTCGGCCATCGCGCTCCCGGTCGCCGGGCTGATGTCCGACGAACCGGTCGAGGTGGTCCGCGAGCGGTTCGAGGCGGTCGAGCGGCGGGCCGTCGAACTGGGGATGGCCAAAAGCGGCCTGATGGAGCTGTCGTTCCTCGCCCTGGAGGTGATCCCGGAGTACCGGCTCACGAACAACGGCCTCGTCGACGTCGAGGAGGCGGCGTACGTGGACGTCGTGGTGTCCTGA